The nucleotide window CCTTGCGACCCAGACGCCCCACCAGGGCCTTGGCGTTGGGGGCACATTTGATCCCTTGCAGAATCACCTGGCGCATGGGCAGCTGGATGCGCAACATGTCGACATCCCGGAACTCACCGATACTGAAGGCGACCTCGCCTTCCTGCCAGTAAAACAGGCTCCAAACGATGGCCTCGATCTGCGCCCGGATGCCCTCATAGACCTCGCCCGGGGACAGAATCCCCCGCTCCACCAGCACCTCGCCGTAGCGCTTGTTGCGCCGGCGGCGATCGCGCATGGTGGCAGCGTAGACCTCCGCTCCCAGCTTGCCTTTTTTATACAGGTAGGTACCCAGGCTGTCGTCGCGGTCGCTGGAGGTGGCGTGGATGACGCTCCCCTCCTTGATATAAACCTGCTTGACGATGCCGTCCCGACGAGCCTCGATCACCCCCGGCACCTGGAACCGGTCGATAGTGAACAACATTTCGGGCAGGGCCGTCTTGGACAGCTCGCCGCGATATTGGAAATTGCGCTCCACCATGATCAAGTCTTCACATCGGTCATCGAAGGGCAGGAGTATAGCATCGGCACCACTTTCAGCCCATTTCTCCCAGCCCTTTCGTCGCCATGCAGCATCGATGATGCCGACTCCACCCCACTCGTGGCCCAGCCGCGAGCTACCAACCCTAGAGGAGCACCGACCATGATTCCCGCCCACCGAGCTTGGGAGCTCCTGGAACCGCACCTCGCTCCCCTGCCGGCGGAGCGGCTGGCGCGGCGATCCGCCCTCGGACGAGTGCTGGCGGCGCCCCTGCCCGCCACCGTCGACGTCC belongs to Acidobacteriota bacterium and includes:
- a CDS encoding DUF4388 domain-containing protein, whose protein sequence is MVERNFQYRGELSKTALPEMLFTIDRFQVPGVIEARRDGIVKQVYIKEGSVIHATSSDRDDSLGTYLYKKGKLGAEVYAATMRDRRRRNKRYGEVLVERGILSPGEVYEGIRAQIEAIVWSLFYWQEGEVAFSIGEFRDVDMLRIQLPMRQVILQGIKCAPNAKALVGRLGRKDTIFQTNFVVNDIIELALDEIDYQLLQLVDGRKSLYEICSAGPMSPSENAKLMYAFQVLQLVRRKAEPGAEDPGSGEVPKTGQAPVKIRLKTPGDSFS